Genomic window (Terriglobus sp. TAA 43):
CAAAGTCCGCGAAACCAACACACGCCGCCGCAGCAGCAAAGCCCGCAGCAAAACCGGCAAAGTCGACAACGGCCAAGCGAACCACCGCCAGCACTCGAACCGCAAAACCAAAGCCGCACACCGTCCATCACAAACAGCGATAGACGAACAAAGCAGTGTCAGACCGAAGCATGGTGAAAACCTCATGGAGGGTGCCCAAGTCTCGCTTCTGAGACGTGGGGCCAGCTTCGCAACGCGAAGCTCATACGAACGAAGTTCGTCCACGCGCAGCGTCGAGAGCAGTACGAAGTACTCGAGAACGGTACGAAGTACACTGATACTCCATGCGTCCCGGCCAGACCAATCCCGAAGTGGAGCCAAGCCTGGCCGAGACCTCAGAGCTGAAGCGCAACACGGCTCTGCGCAGCGTCCTCGCCGCCAGCGGCATCACGCTGCTCAAGATCATCACCGGCCTATCCACCGGCTCACTCGGCATGCTCAGCGAGGCAGCCCACTCCGCCATCGACCTCGTCGCCTCCTGCCTCACACTCTTCAGCCTTCGCCTCTCCGACCGCCCCGCCGACGAGGACCACACCTACGGCCACGGCCGCGTGGAAAGCCTCTCCGCCTTCATCGAAACCGGCTTCATGCTCGCCTCGTCCATCTGGATCATCTACGAGGCAGTCCACCGCATCCTGCGCTACGCCCACGGCCAAAGCCTCGACCTGCAGACCTCCATCTGGCCCGTCGTCGTCCTCCTGCTCTCCATCGCGGTCGACTACACGCGCTCTCGCGCCCTCGCCAAAGTCGCGAAAGAAGCCCACTCCCAGGCACTCGAAGCGGAAGCCCTGCACTTCGGCACCGACATTTGGTCAAGCACCGCGGTCCTCATCGGCCTGCTTGCCGCATTCCTCGGCAAACGTCTCGGCATCCCCGCGCTGGAACTCGCTGACCCCATCGCCGCCCTGATCGTCTCGCTCATCATCCTCAAAGTCACGTATACACTCGCGCGCGAAACGGTCGATGCCCTGCTCGACGCCACCACCCCGGAGATGCGCAAGCAACTCGTCGACGCCATCCGTCACGTCGAAGGCGTCGCCTCCGTCAACGACCTCCGCATGCGCCGCGCCGGCACGCGTTACTTCGCCGACGTCGCCATCGGCATCCGTCGCAATACCACACTCCAGCGCTCGCAACAGATCGTCGCAGCCGCCACCGAAGCCGTGCAACAAACCATGCCCGGCACCGACGTCGTGATCCGCACCATCCCCTACGCGGGCCGCAGCGAAAGCGTCTTCGACCGCGTCCGCGCTGTCGCCCTGCGCAACAACCTCTCCATCCACGACGTCTCCGTGCAGGATGTCGAAGGCGGCCTCGCCGTCGAACTCCACCTCGAACTTCCCGAGCACATGCCACTACGCGACGCACACGACACCGTCACCCGAGTCGAGTCGGAAATGAAGCAGGAAGTTCCCGAAATCCGTTCCGTCATCACGCACATCGAGTCCGAAGAAAGCACCATCGAACCCGCGGTCCGCCTGCAGCACGACCGCGATCTGGAAGACGCCGTACGCCGCGCCGCCGAAGGCTTCCCTGAGGTCCTCGATGTCCACAACATCGTCACCCTCCGCAGCGGCGACCACCTCCAGATGAGCTGCCACTGCTCCATGGACGACGACCTGCCCATGGGCATCGTCCACCGCGTCATCACGCAGATGGAAGCCGCCTTCCTCCGCGAGCGCCCTGAGGTCGACCGCCTCCTCATCCACCCCGAACCAGCCACGGACAACGACCGATAGCTCGCGTTTGAGACGCAGGACCAGGCTTCGCAACGCGAAGCTCATACGAACGCAGTTCGTCCACGCGTAGCGTCGAGAACAGTACGAAGTACCGCGTAGCGTCGAGAACGGTTACGAAGTACTCGAGAACGGTACGAAGTACTAAGATACCCACAGTGAAGATTCGCATCCGCTACCACGACAACTCAGGCGAACTCTCCGCTGGTGCCGCCCGCGCCTTCCGCATCGGCACCACCGTCCTCGCCATGTCCACCGTGGCCCTGTTCTCCGCGCTCATCACCATGCGCCTCGCCATCCACACCGGCGAAGTAGAAACGCCCAGTCTCACCGGCATGACGCTCGAAGAAGCTGCAAACGCCTCCAACAATCGCAAACTCAATCTCACCGTGGAGAACCGCTTCTACTCCACCACCGTCCCCGCTGGACGCGTCCTCTCACAATCCCCCGCCGCAGGCGCCAACGTACGTAAGGGCTGGCACATGCGGATCACCGAGAGCCTCGGCCCCCAACGCGCCACCATCCCTGACACCGTCGGCATGAACGAGCACGACGCAGGCATGGCCATCCGCCGCGCCTCGCTCGACCCCGGAGCGATGGCCCACATTCCCTCACCCGGCCTGTCCGACACCGTTCTCGCGCAAACCCCGCCGGCCAACGCTGAAGGCGTCGACAAACCCGAAGTCAGCCTCCTGCTCACCGAGCCCTACACCGCGCAACCCAAGGCATGGGTCATGCCCAACCTCGTCGGCATGAGCTACTCCGCTGCCTCCGCAAAAATGCGCGAGATCGAACTCCGCGTCTACGCCATCGTCCCAATCCCCGCGCCCCCCGCTTCGACCGACCCCAGCATCCCCGCGCCACCGCCAGTCCCAATGGCCCCGGCAGGTTACGTCCTCTCGCAAACACCAACCGCAGGCGCCCGAGTCACCGCAGCAGACATAGCCAAGGTCAAGATGAGCGCAGCAGCCGCCATCTCCGACCCCACGACGCTCATCACACCAACGCCCGCAGCTAACGCGACTCCACCCGCAGTGAAGCCGCGCTAATCCACAAGGCACCCGGTCTGTCATTCTGAGCGAAGCGAAGAATCCCGACGAACCATCGCAGCAGCACAACTGCAAACACACTTCAGCCGTAGAAACGGGTGCCCCACATCTCGATTCTGAGATGTGGGACCAGCTTCACAACGCGAAGCTCAGGCGGTCGAAGACCGCCCACTACTTAATCCCGTACGCAAACGCCTCAATCGTAGTCGGCCCATAGAACTTCTCAGTGTCAGGATTTCCAAAGTGAATCCAGCCTGAGTTAAAACTCTTCACCATCTCGATATAAAGTCCCGTCCGATCCGCAGGCGTACCCATCGCCACCAGCACACCCTGCCATGCGGCCTCAGGCAATTGCACAGCCTTCACATCGCGCCCCAGCGCCTTGCCGAACGCAGCGGCCACCTCGTACAGATCCGTTCCACCCTTCGGTCCATCCACCTCCAGCACGCGCTCTCCACTCCAGCTCTCCTGCAACACCTGCGCACCGGCCAGCCCAATGTCACGCGTCGCCACCAACGGATACTTGCGATCCAGAGGCGCATAAAAGAACGGCATCTCGCCCGTCGCACGAATGTGATCCAGTGCACCCATCCAGTTCTCCATGAAGCTGCCCGCGCGCAGAAACGCCACTGGGATCGATAGCGTCCGCGTCGCCTCTTCCATCAGGTACGTCGACGTAATCAATCCCAAACCACTCGGCTGTTCTGAACCAATCGAAGAAAGAAACACAGCCTTACCAGGCTTCGCTATCTCCAGCCCCGCACGAATCGCAGCAATCGTGCGCTTCTGATCTGGCAACGCAGGATCAGGCGCAAAGTCCGGCGGAATCATCGCAAACACGCCCTCGGCACCTGCAAATGCCTTCGCTAATCCCTGCGCGTCGTCATACGCAGACTCCACCAACTCCACACCCTTCTCAGCCCACGCCTTCGCCTTTTCCACGTTGCGAACAACACCGCGCACCTTCTTACCCGCTGCCAACAGGTTCTCCGCAACCGCTCCGCCAACCCTGCCCGTAATTCCCATCACCGTGAACATATCCGCTCACCTCCTATGCAAGTAGATACTTGTATTCTGGAAATGGATGCAAGTTTTTACTTATGTTTGTAAATTCTGCGAAAATCACAACGTGGCAGTCTTTGACCCCAACCGGAAACGAAACGCACGCGGCGAACAACGTCAGCAGGAACTGCTACATGCAGCCGCCACCGTCTTCGCACGCCTTGGTTATCACGAGACCACCACCAACGCCATCGCTGCGGAAGCAGGCGTGTCCCCCGCCACGCTCTATCAGTTCTTTCCCAATAAAGACGCCATCGCCAGCGCGCTCACTGCGTCATACGCGCGCGAAATGGCCGACGCAGAACGCGCACTCGACCCGGAATTTTCCTTAGACTTCCACGAAGCCATCCACGCCCTGCTCGACCTCTGCATGCGCTACAACCGCGAGAAGCCGGAGTTCCACACGCTGGTCCTCAACGCACCACTCTCCGATGACGCACGCCACGAAAAACACCAGCTAGGCCAGGTCTTCGTAGACTTCATCGCAGAGCGCCTGCACCGCGCACAACCCAACCTCTCACGCGCCGAACGCACCCACCACGGTCAGGTCGCGCTACTCATCTTCCGCGGCATCCTCGATGAACTCACCACAGCCACACGCGCCACACGGCCACGCCTTCAACAGGCAATGCACGACGCAGTTCTCCGCTACCTCGAACCACTACTCCCCGCAAGTAAACGCAGCAAAGCCTAAAAGCCACAAACATCGAAGCTGGTCATTCTGAGCGAAGCGAAGAATCCCGAATGAACCATCGCATCTCCTACACAGCCCGCCCCTTCGGCCACAGAAACGGGTCCCACATCTCGACTTTGAGATGTGGGACCAGCTTCGCAAAGCGAAGCTCATACGATTCGTAAGAATCGTCATCCTGTACAAAGGAAACCCCTAGTTCGGGCTCGGTCGCTCAATACTATCGACAACCCAAATCATCGACGACACTTCTTCCTTATCAGCCTTCAGACCCAACGCGCGCAAATCGTAAGGTACAGGCGGAGCGGAGTCCTCATCGGCTGGCAAACGGCGCAATACAAACTTGTATCTGCCTTTTAAACCGGTCTGGTCTTCCACCGTATGTTGCGACGTGAAGGTGAGATAGCTCGCCAGAGAAGACATGGAAGTGTTGTAAAAGGTGTAAGTTCGCTCGCCATTCTGCATCGCAAAAACAAACATGGCGCCATCCGAGAAGGGCTGTCCCGCCCCTCCCTCAGGCAAGCTTGAATCCTCCACCAACGCGGTCGCCTTGGCCCCAATGCGCAAGGCGTAGCCGGTAGTCTTCGTTGGCTCACTGTGGATGCGTAACTTACAGCGCTCTTCCAAAACCTGTCGAAGCATCTGCTGCAACACCGGAGATGTTTGAGCGAAGTTCTGTTTCAGGCTGCTCCAATGGGCAACATCCGCTGGAGCCACCTTCGCCTGTAGGTCATAGTTCTCACTGCCGAGCCACGAAGGGGCGCTCTTCAAATCGTCAAAATGATTAAAAAGGGGTGCCGGAAAATAGGCGACTAAAAGCGTGTCTACTAATGGGAGTCCAATCGCCTCATAGCCATCCGGCGGTACCTTCATACCTCTTCCCGACGAACTGCCACTCGGTCGAATCGAGACCACATCAAACTTCAGAGATTTGGCGTCATCGACTCCACTATTCACTTGGGACACAGCAGTGGTCCCCATGGAAAAACAAAGAACTCCCGCAAGTAAGGGAACAAGAGCTGCGCGTGACGCTATTCTCATCGAACTTCACCTGCATGAAGATGGCGAATCATTAGCTGGCGAAAAAATAGCATACGCAAAGAGGACATGGCTATGTAGTATTCGTTAGAGTCAACTTTTTAATACCAATTTGACAACTCACTTCGCCGACTTCGCAGTGTCACGCACCAACTTGGCGAACGGCTCAACAATGCGCTCTCGATCGCGTCTCCAGGCCATCGCAATATCCCAACGAGCCTCCGTCTTACGAACGGAATGAAAGGCCACACCCGGAACCCGCATACGTCGAGCAGTCGAAGGAACAAGACTCACACCAAGTCCCGCACGCACCAGGCTCAGCACTGTGAATAGTTCTTTCGCCTCCTGGACCACATTCGGCTGAAAGCCAGCCAGCGCACACAGGCTCAACGCATGACTGTGATATGTTGCTGAAGTTGATCTGCCAATCAACACAAACGGCTCATCACGTAGGTCACGTAACGAGGCTGTGGCGGCATGCTTGCCAGAAGCAGCGACTGCAATAAGCAATTCTTCTCGAAGCACTACAAGCGTCTTCAGCTTGCTGTGTCGGACTGGCATCCGAACAAACCCCAAGTCAATTGAGCCTTCCAGCAGAGCATCCATCTGCGCACGGCTACTCATGTCCTGCATCTCCAAACGCATCTTCGGGAACGCAGCGCGATACGCAATCACCGACTGCGGCAACAGATCACTCAACGTCGCAATCCCAAACCCAATGCGAAGCGTGCCAACCTCACCCGTACTTGCCTCACGCGCAAAGCTTTCAAAACTCGCCCCTGCACGAACAAGCTCTGCTGCCCTTTCCAGCAAAACCGTTCCCGCAGAAGTAAGGCTCACCTGCCCGGTAGTCCTCGTAAACAGCGAGGCAGCAAGCTCACTCTCAAGTCGCTGTATCTGTTTCGTCAGAGTTGGTTGCGCAACATAGAGACGCTTTGCTGCCCTGCCAAAATGCAGCTCCTCTGCCAAAACAACGAACGATCGCAGTGCATCCAGATTCACGCTCATTCCCAAAAGCTATCAAGATGTGACGAATAATTCATCATCAGAACGAGCCCTGTTGCCCCTCTAATAAAAGCATGAGCCGTACCGCAAAATGGGCAATCGCTTCCCTCTTCCTTGCCGATGGCATTGGATTCGGCGTTTGGGCAGCACATGTTCCAGTGATTCAGACGAACCTGCACCTGGATACCGCAGGACTATCGTTCATCCTGCTGAGCCTTGTCGCCGGGTCCATCCTGTCCATGCCGCTCGCCGGATTCTTCATCACAAAGTTCAGCAGCCGCTCCACCGTGCGAGTCGCAGCCGCCTGCTACATCCTCGCCATCGCACTACTGGCAGCCTTTAAATCGCATTGGACTTTCATGCTGGGAGCGGGTTTGTTTGGCGCATCCAAAGGCGCGCTCGACGTTTCCGTAAACGCACAGGCACTTGCAGTGGAAGCGCACGAACAACGCTCATGCATCAACTTTTGCCAGGGCTGCTGGAGCGTCGGCGGCCTCTTCGGTTCCGGAATCTCCAGCGTCCTGCTGCATCATCACTTCACAGCCAGCACCGACCTCTTCCTGTGCGCCGGTGTCCTCTTCCTCGTATGCCTCCCATCCTTCAAAGGAGGCCTCGTCGCGGATCCCTTCGCTCAAAAGCAGGAATCCGGCGGCTCACACTTTGATCCCTATCTCATCAAACTCGCCATACTCGCCTTCTTCGGCCTCTTTGCCGAGGGCTCCGTGGGCGACTGGGCCGCGGTTTATCTCCACCTGAACGTCGGCACAACACTCTCGTGGGCCGCCGCGGGCTACGCCGGATATGCCATCTGCATGGCCGCCTCGCGCTTCACCGGCGGATGGCTCCTCGCGCGCTTTTCTGAGGCCAACGTGCTCTTCGGCAGCGGCGTTCTCGTCGCGATCGGCTTCAGCACCTTCCTGCTCGCCCCAACGTGGCCACTCGGCTTTGCCGGTCTGGGACTCACAGGCGTGGGCATGGCCAACATCGTCCCCATCGTCATTAAGGCGTCGGAACGATCCACCCGCATGAGCGCAGGCGCAGCCATCTCCATGGTCTCAACCGTCGGCTATTTCGGACTGCTAGCCGGCCCACCGCTCATCGGCTGGGTAGCGCACGCAACCACCCTGCGGTTCGCTCTCGTACTCATCATCACCGCCGGCCTCATCGTCGCCGCCGGCCCACGCTTCACAAAATTCTCGACGGAAGAGCCATCGGAGCCCGCAGCAAACCCCGTCACCTCCAACCTCGGCGAGCCAAACCCCGTATCCTGAAACCAGC
Coding sequences:
- a CDS encoding cation-efflux pump, translated to MRPGQTNPEVEPSLAETSELKRNTALRSVLAASGITLLKIITGLSTGSLGMLSEAAHSAIDLVASCLTLFSLRLSDRPADEDHTYGHGRVESLSAFIETGFMLASSIWIIYEAVHRILRYAHGQSLDLQTSIWPVVVLLLSIAVDYTRSRALAKVAKEAHSQALEAEALHFGTDIWSSTAVLIGLLAAFLGKRLGIPALELADPIAALIVSLIILKVTYTLARETVDALLDATTPEMRKQLVDAIRHVEGVASVNDLRMRRAGTRYFADVAIGIRRNTTLQRSQQIVAAATEAVQQTMPGTDVVIRTIPYAGRSESVFDRVRAVALRNNLSIHDVSVQDVEGGLAVELHLELPEHMPLRDAHDTVTRVESEMKQEVPEIRSVITHIESEESTIEPAVRLQHDRDLEDAVRRAAEGFPEVLDVHNIVTLRSGDHLQMSCHCSMDDDLPMGIVHRVITQMEAAFLRERPEVDRLLIHPEPATDNDR
- a CDS encoding PASTA domain-containing protein — its product is MKIRIRYHDNSGELSAGAARAFRIGTTVLAMSTVALFSALITMRLAIHTGEVETPSLTGMTLEEAANASNNRKLNLTVENRFYSTTVPAGRVLSQSPAAGANVRKGWHMRITESLGPQRATIPDTVGMNEHDAGMAIRRASLDPGAMAHIPSPGLSDTVLAQTPPANAEGVDKPEVSLLLTEPYTAQPKAWVMPNLVGMSYSAASAKMREIELRVYAIVPIPAPPASTDPSIPAPPPVPMAPAGYVLSQTPTAGARVTAADIAKVKMSAAAAISDPTTLITPTPAANATPPAVKPR
- a CDS encoding NmrA family NAD(P)-binding protein, which gives rise to MFTVMGITGRVGGAVAENLLAAGKKVRGVVRNVEKAKAWAEKGVELVESAYDDAQGLAKAFAGAEGVFAMIPPDFAPDPALPDQKRTIAAIRAGLEIAKPGKAVFLSSIGSEQPSGLGLITSTYLMEEATRTLSIPVAFLRAGSFMENWMGALDHIRATGEMPFFYAPLDRKYPLVATRDIGLAGAQVLQESWSGERVLEVDGPKGGTDLYEVAAAFGKALGRDVKAVQLPEAAWQGVLVAMGTPADRTGLYIEMVKSFNSGWIHFGNPDTEKFYGPTTIEAFAYGIK
- a CDS encoding TetR/AcrR family transcriptional regulator, producing the protein MAVFDPNRKRNARGEQRQQELLHAAATVFARLGYHETTTNAIAAEAGVSPATLYQFFPNKDAIASALTASYAREMADAERALDPEFSLDFHEAIHALLDLCMRYNREKPEFHTLVLNAPLSDDARHEKHQLGQVFVDFIAERLHRAQPNLSRAERTHHGQVALLIFRGILDELTTATRATRPRLQQAMHDAVLRYLEPLLPASKRSKA
- a CDS encoding TIGR03435 family protein → MRIASRAALVPLLAGVLCFSMGTTAVSQVNSGVDDAKSLKFDVVSIRPSGSSSGRGMKVPPDGYEAIGLPLVDTLLVAYFPAPLFNHFDDLKSAPSWLGSENYDLQAKVAPADVAHWSSLKQNFAQTSPVLQQMLRQVLEERCKLRIHSEPTKTTGYALRIGAKATALVEDSSLPEGGAGQPFSDGAMFVFAMQNGERTYTFYNTSMSSLASYLTFTSQHTVEDQTGLKGRYKFVLRRLPADEDSAPPVPYDLRALGLKADKEEVSSMIWVVDSIERPSPN
- a CDS encoding LysR family transcriptional regulator, whose amino-acid sequence is MSVNLDALRSFVVLAEELHFGRAAKRLYVAQPTLTKQIQRLESELAASLFTRTTGQVSLTSAGTVLLERAAELVRAGASFESFAREASTGEVGTLRIGFGIATLSDLLPQSVIAYRAAFPKMRLEMQDMSSRAQMDALLEGSIDLGFVRMPVRHSKLKTLVVLREELLIAVAASGKHAATASLRDLRDEPFVLIGRSTSATYHSHALSLCALAGFQPNVVQEAKELFTVLSLVRAGLGVSLVPSTARRMRVPGVAFHSVRKTEARWDIAMAWRRDRERIVEPFAKLVRDTAKSAK
- a CDS encoding MFS transporter, with protein sequence MSRTAKWAIASLFLADGIGFGVWAAHVPVIQTNLHLDTAGLSFILLSLVAGSILSMPLAGFFITKFSSRSTVRVAAACYILAIALLAAFKSHWTFMLGAGLFGASKGALDVSVNAQALAVEAHEQRSCINFCQGCWSVGGLFGSGISSVLLHHHFTASTDLFLCAGVLFLVCLPSFKGGLVADPFAQKQESGGSHFDPYLIKLAILAFFGLFAEGSVGDWAAVYLHLNVGTTLSWAAAGYAGYAICMAASRFTGGWLLARFSEANVLFGSGVLVAIGFSTFLLAPTWPLGFAGLGLTGVGMANIVPIVIKASERSTRMSAGAAISMVSTVGYFGLLAGPPLIGWVAHATTLRFALVLIITAGLIVAAGPRFTKFSTEEPSEPAANPVTSNLGEPNPVS